TCAGATTATCTTGGGAAAGATTTTCTTTAAAAGCAGTTTCCTTAAATTCCTTATAATTGGGAGTAATTGAAGTTGCACCTTCATATTTTTTCCATTCTACACTTTTAGGATCAACCATAAGAAATTTATCTTTCCTTTTTGCTTCTTTAACTATCCATGCACAAAAACTTTCAGATAAAAACATACCTTTAGCATAATCAGAAAGAATTACCCCATCAACTTCCTGAAGAATTTCTTCATAAATTTCTTGAAATTTTTTTTCTAAATTTTTACTAATAGGTTTCCTCTCCTCTTTATCTATACGAAGAAGTTGTTGAGATTGAGCAATTACTCTTGTTTTAATAGTAGTAGGACGAGAATTCTCTTCTAAAATACCTTTTATTCCTATTCCCTCTTTTTTAGCAAGATCCTTTAAAATTTTACCGTGCTCATCCCTTCCCACAACTCCCATCAATTCAACTTTAACTTTAAGACCTCTTAAGTTTGCAGCAACATTGGCTGCTCCACCTAAACTAAAATAGATTTCTTTTAAATCAAACACCGGAACCGGGGCTTCTGGAGAAATTCTATTAACCTCTCCCACAAAGTATCTATCAAGAATACAATCCCCTATAACAAGAAGTTTTACATTCTTGAGTTTTTCTTCAATTTTTTCTAAAGAAAAAGACTGCATTTTTATTTTGCTTCTTTAAGAATCTTTTCTTGAAAAGGCATATTTTCTAATAATGGTAATCCTGCTAATTCTCTTATTCTTCTTTCTATTTCTTGAGCTAAATCTTTCCTCTCTTTAAGAAGTTTTCTCACACTTTCTCTTCCTTGTCCTAACCTTTCTTCTTTTCCATCAAATTTATAAGTATACCAAGCCCCACTTCTTTCAATAATCCCCATAGCTAATCCAAGATCAATTAATTCTGCTTCTTTAGAAATTCCTTCTCCAAAGTAAATATCAAATTCAACTTCTTTAAAAGGTGGAGCAAGTTTATTCTTAACAATTTTTACTTTTACTCTATGACCTAAGGTTTCTGATCCTTCTTTTATAGTAGAAATTTTCTTTATTTCTAATCTTAAGGAAGCAAAAAATTTAAGTGCCATGCCTCCAGGTGTAGTCTCAGGAGGTCCCCCAAAGGTATTTATTCCTATTTTCATACGAGTTTGATTTATAAAAACTACAGCAGTATTACTTTTAGAAATAGCAGATGTCAACTTTCTCATAGCTTTTGACATAAGACGAGCCTGAGATCCTACTTGTTGATCTTCCATTTCCCCTTCTAATTCTGCTTTTGGAACAAGAGCAGCTACAGAATCTACGACTACAATATCAACTGCTCCACTTCTTATTAAGATTTCTGCAATATCTAAAGCTTCTTCTCCTGTAGTTGGTTGAGAGATAAGTAAATCTTCAACCTTTACACCCAATTTTTTAGCATAATTCACATCGAGAGCATGTTCTGCATCGATAAAAGCTGCAACTCCTCCCAATTTTTGAGCGGAAGCTACCATATGAAGAGCTAAGGTAGTTTTTCCAGAAGCCTCTGCTCCGTAAATTTCAGTAATCCTACCTCTTGGTATTCCACCAATTCCTGTTGCAATATCAAGACTTAATGAACCTGTTGGAATGGTGCTTACTTCAATCTTTTTTTCACTCTCCCCTAAACGCATTATTGAACCTTTCCCAAATTGCTTTTCAATCTGGGAAATAGCTGCTTCTATAGCTTTTTTCTTATCAAACTCTTTTTCTACCATTTTCATAAATTTCCCCTCCTAAAAATTTAAGTTATTTTAAATCATACCATAAAAATTCTTCATTAAAAAGTCAAGTTTGGTTTTATTAAATGTAAATAGTAAAATAAAAAATTATGGAAAAAAATCCTTGGTTTGATAAATGGGCTAAAAAGGCTAAAGAAAAGGGATATCCTGCTCGCTCTGTATTTAAACTTATGGAAATACAAGAAAAATACAAAATCATTCAAAAGGGAGATATAGTTTTAGATTTAGGAGCATCTCCTGGATCATGGTCTAAATATGCTTTAAGTATTGTGGGAGAAAAAGGAAAAGTGATTGGGATTGATATCTTACCTATAAAAATAAGCCATCCTAATTTTTATTTTCTTCAAAAAGATGTTTTTGAATTAGAAGAAAATGATTTTAAAAACTTGGGAATAGAAAAGGTTGATGTCCTCTTAAGCGATATGGCACCAAAAACAACAGGAGATAAATTCGGAGATCATGTGAGATCTGTGAGACTTGCTGAAAAAGCTTTAGAAATAGCAAAAAATTATTTAAAAGAAGGTGGTTCTTTTGTAGTAAAGGTTTTTGAAGGAGAAAAAATACCTATTTTAAAAAGGCAAATTGAAAAATACTTCAAAAGTGTTAAATTTTTTAAACCTAAAAGCTCAAGAAAAGAAAGTAAAGAAATTTTTATTATAGCTCAAGGATTTAAAAAATACCTTTTAAAAAGGGGATAGATTGAAAATTCTTCATTCCTCAGATTGGCATTTAGGGAAAAGTTTATTTGGAAAAAAATTAATAGATGAACAGGCACTCTTTTTTGAAAAAACTTTTTTCCCTTTGGTAAAGGATGTAAAACCTGATATTTTGATAATTACAGGAGATATAATCGATAAACCAAATCCTGATCTGGAAACTTTAAAACTTCTTTCTGAAATTCTTTTCTGGTTATTTAAAGAAAAAATCCCCTCTCTGTTTATTCTCGGAAATCATGATTCCAAAAGAATTACTTTATTTAAGGAATTTTTAAAACAAAATTATTTATATATGATTGATAATCTTTATCATTTTAAAGCTCCCTTTATTTGGGAAGATGAAAAGGGTGAAAAAATTTATTTTTACATTTTACCCTATCTTCCTCTTTATGAATTTAAGGAAAATATTGAAATATTTTGGGGAAAGGAAAATAAAATTGTTGTAGATTTTTTTGTTAAAAAATCTCAACTTCTTTTAAAAGACTTAGTAGAGCTCCTTTTAAATTTAACTAAAGATAATTTTTATAGACCTGCTATAGCTCTTGGACATTTTGCAATAGAAAAAGGGATCTTTACTGGAGAAGAAATATCTCTTAAATTTATGGGTTTAGAAGAGGTATTTCCTTTGGAACTTTTTAAAAATTTTGATTTTCTTCTTTTAGGACATCTTCATAGACTTCAAAAGGTATCTTCAAAGGTTTTTTATTCTGGATCTATCCTTCCTTATAGTTTTGAAGAATCGGTTCACAAAAAGGGAGTTTGGTTTTTTGAAATAAAAAATAGTGTATTAGTAAAGGAAGAACCTATTTATCTTTCCCCATCCTTTGAAATGAAAATTGTAAAAGGTTATTTTAAGGATTTAATAAACTCTCCTAAGGATGAAGCTTATATAAAGATAATCCTAAAAGACGAAGAACCTGTTTTACATCCCTTTGAAAGATTAAAAACCGTTTTTCCTAATCTTTTATTATTAGAATATGAAGATAAAAAAACAGAAATTTCTTCTTTTAGTAAGGATTTTATAATGGAAGAATTTTTAGAAAGCAAAAAAATGGAACTGAATGAGGAAGAGCTTTTTAAAAAATTTTACAAATATATAGAAGAAAAGGAGATCGAAGATAAATTATTTGAAGCTTTCAAAAAGTATTTAAAAGAATTTAAAGAAAACCAAAAGGAGGTGAAATCATGGCCATAAAAGCTATAGTAGCAGGTGCTGCAGGAAGAATGGGTAAAACTATTATTAATTTAATATTTCAAAATCCGCAAATAGATCTGATTGCTGCTTTTGAACATCCTGAAAATCCTGCAGTAGGAAGGGATGTAGGAGAAGTAGTAGGACTTCCTAAAACAGGAATAATAGTTGAAGATTCCTTAGAGAAAGTTATAGAAAAAGGTGATGTAATTATTGATTTTACTTTTCACAAAGCCTCTTTAGAACATGCAAGAATAAATGCTAAATATGGAAAAGCTATGGTAATTGGAACAACCGGTTTTTCTAAAGAGGAGCTTGCTGAGGTTCACGAGCTTGCTAAAAAACATTTTCCTTTGGTTCAAGACTATAATATGAGTATGGGAGTTAATCTTTTAGTAAAATTGGTTGAATTAACTGCTAAAGTGCTTTCTGAAGGTTATGACATAGAAATAATTGAAGCTCATCATAGAATGAAAAAGGATGCTCCAAGTGGAACAGCTTTAAAACTTGCTAATGCCATAGCTACTGTTCTTGGGAGATCTGATAAAGATTTCAGATTCTGCAGAGAAGGTATCATAGGAGAAAGAAAAGAAACAGAGATCGGAATACAAACTATAAGAGGAGGAGATATAGTAGGAGAACATACAGTTCTTTTTGCAGGAATTGGAGAAAGAATAGAACTTACCCATAGAGCTAGTAGTCGTGAAACCTTTGCTCGTGGAGCACTTAAGGCTGCTTTATGGGTTGTAGGAAAACCTCCCGGAGTTTATAATATGCATGATGTTTTAGGTTTAAAAAACTTATAAATTTTGGGAATCTATGGAAGAAAAAACTTGCCCTTCAGCTGAATTATTTTTTAAAAGAGAATTTAAAAAACATACAGGAATAAAGGATATTCGTTTTGTCTTAGCTATCGGGAGTGGTAAAGGTGGTGTAGGAAAAACAACAGTTTCTGCTATTTTATCCCTTGCTCTAAAAAAAGCTGGCTATTTAGTAGGAGTTTTTGATCTTGATTTTTATGGACCAAATTTACATCTTGTATTAGGTGTCAATAAAAAACCTATGGTAGAATTTGGAAAAATTAAACCTGTAAGTTCTGATAATATAAAAATTTTAAGTTTAGCTTTAATGATTGCAGAGAAAGAGCCTATCTTTATGAGAGGTCTTATGGCTTCTAAATTGCTTCAGGAACTTCTTCAAAAGGTAGAATGGGGTCCCCTTGATTTTCTAATTCTTGATTTACCTCCTGGCACAGGGGATATATTTCTTACCATGCTTGATTTTTTTAATCCTGAAGGATTTATATTAATAACCACTCCACATAAATTAGCTCTTTCAGATGCAAAAAGAACCCTTTCTATCCTAAAAGAAAAAATGGTTCCTATTTTGGGAGTAGTTAAAAATATGGCTGATTTTTTTGAAGATGAAACCTCCTTTCAAGATTTTTTGAATGAGCAAAAATTAAATGTTTTATTTGAAATCCCTGTATTAAAAGAGCTTTCAAAAACAGAAAATTTAACAGAAGTTTTTGAATCTTCTGAAAAACAAAAATTTTTAGAAACCATTGCTGAAAAGGTGCTTGATAAAGTTTTTAGAATTAAGTAATATTGATGGCTTATACAGATATTTATAAAAATTTAGTAGAAGCTGGTCTTTCTTTAGCAAGAGCAAAAAGACTAAAAAGGGTTTGTGTGGGAATTCATTATACTATGGTTGAAATTGAAAGAGGAGGTGTAGGTTTAGCCTATACCTTCTTGCAAGAAGTAAAAAAATGTTGTGAATTGAGAAACGAAATTACTTTTTGGAAAAGCTCTGCAGATATGGTAGTAAAAGGTTATTTATCAGGCAATCCTATAGAAGAAGTGATCGGTCTTGCTACTATAAATGCTGTTTTTAACCATAAAAAAGACTTTTTAAAAGATGCTATTCCTGGAGATGTATTTTCAGAAATTAAGTTAAACAGTAAAGATGAGATTTTAATGATTGGATATTTTGAACCTCTTTTCAAAAAACTTGAAGGAAAAGTAGAAAAAATTTGGGTAATAGATAAACCCCTTGAAGAAACAAGTTTAAAGATTTCTGATATAAGTGATAAAATAAAATTAGCTATAATAACATCTTCAACCTTAGTAAATAAAACGCTCCACTCAGTTTTAGAAAATTTGGAAAGTGTTCCTGAAATCCTTTTAATAGGTCCTACAACTCCTTTAAATCCTGAAGTATTTAGATTTACACCTATAACATGGCTTTGTGGAAGTATAGTAAGAGATCCTGAACTTTTATTTAGAATGGTTTGCGAAGGAAAGGGAGCAACTTCTTTCTTTAAAAGTGGTGTTCTTGAAAAGATCAATATAAGGGTTAAAAAATGAATAAATTAAAATACCTTAGTTCTCAATATCTTTTACCTTTTTTCTTATGGATACTTTTAAGTTTTAGATTCTATCCTTCAGATATCTCAAAAACCCTTCTTCATTCAGGAAAAATTTTTATAGGTTGTGGTCTTTATGGATTAGGAATGACTATAATAATTAATGGACTTTTAACAAAATTTGCTAAAAAAACTTTGACCAGAGATAGCTTTATCAAAATTGCCCTTTGGTTAGCTGTAATTACTGCTTTGGCTGCAAGTCTTGAATTTTATTTTGGATTGAGAAAGTGATTGGTATATTTGATTCTGGTCTTGGTGGTTTAACAGTTGTAAAGGAAATATTAAATAAGTTACCTCAATATAAAATCATTTATTTTGGTGATACTGCAAGAACTCCCTATGGAACTAAAAGCGCAGAAACGGTAAAACGTTATGCCATAGAAAATACTAAATTTTTATTGGAAAGGGGTGCCAAAATTATTGTAGTTGCTTGTCACACTGTATCAAGTACAGCTATACCTGTTCTTAAAGAAAAATTCCCAAATATACCCTTTTTTGAAGTAGTAACTCCTTCATTTAAAAAGGCTTTAAAACTTACTAAAAATAAAAAAATTGGTCTTATAGGAACAAGAACTACTGTTGAAAGTGGAATCTATGATCAATTGTTTTCTCAAGCTGATTCTGAAATAAAATTATATTCAAATCCAGCCCCTCTTCTTGTTCCACTTATTGAAGAAGGTTGGCTAAAAAAACCAGAAACAAGAAAAATTGTTAAAAAATACTTAATTCCTCTTAAAATGAAAGGAATTGACACCCTTATTTTAGGGTGTACCCATTATCCATTAATAAAGAAAGTTATTCAAGAAAAAGCAGGAAAAAGGATTAAACTTGTTGATCCTTCGGAAGAGATAGCTTTAGAAGTGAAAAATTTCATTGAAAATACTCCAGAATTAGCTAAGGAACTTCAAGAAAATGGTGAACCAGAAATTTATGTTTCAGATATTACTCCCAATTTTGAAAAAATTGCTAAATTATTTTTAGGAAGACCTATAAAATTAAAAAAAGTAAATTTAGAATGAGGCAGAATATGGGATACATTGTTGAAATGGGAGAAATTTATTTAGCTGGAAATTATAAAAGAGAAAAACTTGCATTTGTAAAAGGCTCTGGAACAAGATTATTTACTGAAGACGGTGAAGAATATTTAGATTTTACTTCAGGAATAGCAGTTTGCAATCTTGGGCATGCAAATCAAGAACTAATAAAAGAATTAAATACTCAAGCAGAGCTTCTTTGGCATACTTCAAATCTTTATTATGTTTCACCTCAAGCTAAACTTGCTAAAAAACTCGTAGAACTTTCCTTTGCAGAGAAGGTATTCTTTGCTAATAGTGGTGCTGAGGCAATAGAAGCTGGGCTTAAACTTGCAAGAAGATGGGCTTATGAAAATTTTGGAAAAGAAAAAAATCAATTTATAGCTCTTGAAAATTCCTTTCACGGAAGAACTTATGGAGCCTTATCTGTAACGGGTCAACCTAAGTATTGGGAAGGCTTTGAGCCTTTACTTCCTGGAATTATCTTTATTCCACCAAATGATAAAAAGGCATTATCTGCCTCCTTCAATGAAAAAGTCTGTGCTATTATTTTAGAGCCTATTCAAGGAGAAGGAGGGGTCTACCCTTTAGATAAAGAATTTGTAGAGCTTGCAAAGGAACTCTGTCAAAAATATAATGCCCTTCTTATCTTTGATGAAGTTCAGACAGGAATAGGAAGGACTGGCAAACTTTTTGCATATGAACATTTTGGGGTTGAACCAGATATTATGTGCCTTGCTAAAGCTCTTGCTAATGGCCTTCCTCTTTCAGCTATGCTTGCTAAGGAAAAAGTAATGAGTGCTTTTAAACCAGGAACTCATGCCTCAACCTTTGGAGGAAATCCCTTAGCTTGCGCAGTTGCTTTAAAAGTGCTTGAAATAGTAAGTAATCCCTCTTTTTTAAAAGAAGTTGATTTAAAAGGAAGAATTTTAAAAGAAAAATTAGAAAAAATTAGAAAAGAAAGACCTGACCTCATAAAAGAAGTGAGGGGATTGGGACTCCTTATAGGAATAGAATTTAACATTTCTGCTGAAAAAATATATCAAAAACTTCTTGAAAAAAAGATTTTAGTTACTCAACCTAAACCAAATGTTATAAGACTTTCTCCTCCTTTAATCATTACTTACAGGGAGATAGACTTTTTTATGGAAACTTTTAAAGAAATTATTACAGTTCTTTAATGAATTTTTGTTTAACCATATTTGATCTTAAAGAAAATCGCTATAGCATAAATGCACTCCTTTCTGCCTTGGAAAAAGAAATTCTTATTGAAGAAATACCCATTTATTTTTTTAAAAATAAATCAGCTCTTTTAAAAGGAGTTGAAGAACTTTTAGAAAAATTTGAAAAAATAATAATTGCCTTTTCTTTTTTTACAACCCAACTCTGGGATATAAATGATGTTATAAAAACTCTTCAAAAAACTTTTGCATCTAAAAGAAAAAAACTAATTTTAATTGCAGGAGGACCTCATCCTACAGGAGATATAAAGGGTGTTTTAAATTGGGGATTTGATTTTGTTTTTACTGGTGAAGCAGAAAAAAGTTTCTCAGAATTTATAAGAACTTTAAAATTTAGGGAAAATTTTTCACAAGTAAAAGGCTTAGCCTATTTAAATGAAAATAAAGAATTTATTTATACAGGTAAATCGGAAAAAATAAATTTAAATTCTTATCCACCCTTTTCTCTAAAACTAAACCGGTTAAATCCTATTGAAATTACAAGAGGCTGTCCTTTTGGATGCTATTTCTGTCAAACACCAAGAATTTTTGGAAAAAAAGTAAGACATAGGAGCATAGAAAATATATTAAAATATGTAGAACTTTTATTAGAAAGAGGCATTAAAGATTTTAGATTTATTACTCCTAATGCTTTTAGTTACGGATCTATTGATGGAAAAACTTTAAATTTAGAAGCTTTAGAAACTCTTTTAAAAGAACTTCATCAACTTGTTAACCCAATGGGAGGGAGAATATTTTTTGGCTCCTTTCCTTCTGAAGTAAGACCAGAACATGTTACTGAAGAGACTGTAAATCTTGTAAAGAAGTATGCAAATAACGATAATTTAGTTATAGGAGCTCAATCAGGAAGTGATAGAATCTTAAAACTTTGTAAAAGAGGACATACTGTAGAAGATATATATAGAGCTGTAAAATTAACTATTAAAGCTGGTCTTAAAGCTAAGGTTGATTTTATTTTCGGATTGCCTGAAGAGAAAAAAGAAGATATAAAAGAAACTATAAAAGTAATGGAAGATCTTGCCAAAATGGGAGCCATTATTCATGCCCATACCTTTATGCCCCTTCCTCAAACTCCCTTTGTTAAAAAAAAGCCAGGTAAAATTGATTTAGACCTTTTAAAGACTATAAATAAACTTCTTGGAAAAGGACTTCTTTTTGGAGATTGGAAAATTCAAGAAGAACTTGCAGAAAAAATTTATAGATATTTTCAAACAGGTAAAATTGAAGAATGTATTAAGAATAGCATTTAATCCTTTTCCTTTTCTAAGTTCTTAATTTCTTCTTCCACTCTTTCTAACTCTTTTCTCAATTCATCACGATATTTTTTAAGCATTTCTAAATATTCAGATTTTGAAATAAATGGTTCAAATCTCCAACAAAAGGGCGGAAGGAAAGGAAACCCAAAAGACCAAAAAAAACCAAATCCTTGTCCAAATCTACGTCTCCAAAACATATCGATTTTATTTTAATAGGTTTTTAAAAATTTTCAAATTTAAAAATAACTCTACGGATTGCCTAAAATTGTAAAAATAAACTCTATTGAAAAATTTTGTTAGATGAAATATAAAATTATTAAAAATAAAACAAATTCCCATTATGGAGGTGATAGGAATTGAAGGAACTTAGATTATTGGAAAAGATTTTTATTGTATGGGTAATGTCTTTTCCTTTACTTGTCATGCTTGCAATTTGGTTAAAAGGTTGGATAGGAGATCTTCTTTTTGGTATTTCTGTTGCAGGTCTTATTTTACCAATCTTTGCTAGGATTATGGGCTTAGAAAGGGAAGTATAAAATTTTTGCTCCTCCGGAAACTTACTGTAAAAATAAATTTTTTTCTTGCCTTAAATAAAAAGCCGATTTAAAATTTTTATTAAACCAATTTTAAGCAAGAGGTGAATCATGGGAAAAGGACCTTTTTATAGAATTCACCCTATTGTAGTCGGAACTAAGGTTTTTGATAAGGGGATGATGACCTATCAACATGACTACGGAAAAGAGTATGTCATTCCCATTTATTGTTGGCTGATAGAAGGTTCAGATAAAGTTATTCTTATTGATACAGGTCTTTTAGAGGTTATTCAATCTGAATTTAGAGAACAGGCTATTGGAGGGAAAATATATAAATTTGAAGAAGGACTTGCTAAATGGGGACTTTCTCCCAAGGACATAGATATTGTAATTCATACCCATCTTCATAACGATCACTGTGAAAACGATTTTAAATGTGTAAACGCAGTATTTTATGCCCATGAACTTGAGTTTCAATCTGCTTACAATCCTCATCCCTTAGATTTTAGATACAATGCTGAGTTTATAGAAGAAGTAGATCAGGCAGGGCAAATGATTCATATAAAAGATGAGATTTTTGAAGTTGTTCCAGGAATTACCATGGTCCATACTCCTGCCCATACCAAAGGAGGAATGAGTGTTCTTATTAATACAGAAAAGGGACTTGCAGGGATAACTGGATTTTGTGTAATTATGGAAAACTTTAATCCTCCAAACAAAATAAAAGCTATGGGAATGGAAGTTATTCCACCAGGAACAAACATAGACCCTTACTTAGCTTATGATCAGATGGTAAAATTTAGAGAAACAGTTAATATCTTAATACCTTTGCATGAACCAAGTTTTTCCTCAGTAGAAACTATTCCTTAAAACTAAAAACGATTCCTTTCCTAATCTTAGGGATGCCTCTATAGAAAAGTATCCGTCACCGCATCCTGCATCAAGAAAAACAATGCCTTGAGGAAGATTTAATAGGTCAAATACTTTTGATACTGAAATTATAGATCTACTTGATTTTCCTGCGTGATGATGTTTATGTTTTTTTGAATTCATTTTAAAATATTATATCATGGATTTAACTAAACTTGAAGAAATACAATTAGATTGTGCTAAAAGGGTTATAAAAATAGAGGTTTTAAAAGAAATTAAAACTGTAGGTGGAATTGATGTAACCTTTGAAAGTTCAAAAGAAAATCCAACTAAAGCATGGGCTTGCATAGTAATTATTAGTTTAGATACTCTAAAGCCTATTTATCAAAAAATCATAGAAGATATAGTAGATTTTCCTTATATTCCTACTTTTCTTGCTTTTAGAGAACTTCCTCTTATGAAAAGGGTTTATACTGAAGCAAAATCTAAGCCAGATGTTATTTTTATAGATGGGCAAGGGATTTCCCATCCAAGAGGTTGTGGGATTGCCTCCCATTTTGGGGTTGAGGTAGGTGCTGTAACTGTAGGGGTTGCCAAGAAAAAACTTTTAGGAAATTATGAACCCCCTAAGGAAACTCGCGGAAGTTATTCTTATTTAATTTATAATGGTGAAGTTATTGGGGTAGTGCTTCGAACAAAAGACAAAGTGAAGCCTCTTTTTGTATCCATAGGGCATAAAATAAGCTTAGAGAAAGCTATAGAGCTTGTTTTAAGAACCTCTATCTACCGTATCCCCGAACCCTTAAGACTCGCCCACAATCTTTTACAAAGGTTAAGAAAACAGGTTTTAGGTAAATAAAAAATGAGCAAGGTAATATTTGTTGAAGATAAAAAAAGATAAAGTAAGATTTATTTTAAAATTTTTGAAAATTGTAAAGGTAGGAGATGAAGGAAAAGGACTTGATTTTTGAGGATAAGTTATGGAAAGCTGCTGATAAGTTGCGAAAAAAAGTGGAGGTTCACGAATATAAGTATATAGTTTTAGGATTAATATTTTTAAG
The window above is part of the Thermodesulfobacterium geofontis OPF15 genome. Proteins encoded here:
- the recA gene encoding recombinase RecA, with translation MKMVEKEFDKKKAIEAAISQIEKQFGKGSIMRLGESEKKIEVSTIPTGSLSLDIATGIGGIPRGRITEIYGAEASGKTTLALHMVASAQKLGGVAAFIDAEHALDVNYAKKLGVKVEDLLISQPTTGEEALDIAEILIRSGAVDIVVVDSVAALVPKAELEGEMEDQQVGSQARLMSKAMRKLTSAISKSNTAVVFINQTRMKIGINTFGGPPETTPGGMALKFFASLRLEIKKISTIKEGSETLGHRVKVKIVKNKLAPPFKEVEFDIYFGEGISKEAELIDLGLAMGIIERSGAWYTYKFDGKEERLGQGRESVRKLLKERKDLAQEIERRIRELAGLPLLENMPFQEKILKEAK
- the dapB gene encoding 4-hydroxy-tetrahydrodipicolinate reductase, with translation MAIKAIVAGAAGRMGKTIINLIFQNPQIDLIAAFEHPENPAVGRDVGEVVGLPKTGIIVEDSLEKVIEKGDVIIDFTFHKASLEHARINAKYGKAMVIGTTGFSKEELAEVHELAKKHFPLVQDYNMSMGVNLLVKLVELTAKVLSEGYDIEIIEAHHRMKKDAPSGTALKLANAIATVLGRSDKDFRFCREGIIGERKETEIGIQTIRGGDIVGEHTVLFAGIGERIELTHRASSRETFARGALKAALWVVGKPPGVYNMHDVLGLKNL
- the rfaE1 gene encoding D-glycero-beta-D-manno-heptose-7-phosphate kinase; translated protein: MQSFSLEKIEEKLKNVKLLVIGDCILDRYFVGEVNRISPEAPVPVFDLKEIYFSLGGAANVAANLRGLKVKVELMGVVGRDEHGKILKDLAKKEGIGIKGILEENSRPTTIKTRVIAQSQQLLRIDKEERKPISKNLEKKFQEIYEEILQEVDGVILSDYAKGMFLSESFCAWIVKEAKRKDKFLMVDPKSVEWKKYEGATSITPNYKEFKETAFKENLSQDNLKESAKILVEKYNLDFLVITLGKDGIFSYHPKEGAIYSPSQAKEVYDVSGAGDTVIASLGAFYAIGLPLKQILELANIAAGIVVGKIGTKPVYWEEIKNFIKENFKEKEGKKWAKFPI
- a CDS encoding TIGR04013 family B12-binding domain/radical SAM domain-containing protein produces the protein MNFCLTIFDLKENRYSINALLSALEKEILIEEIPIYFFKNKSALLKGVEELLEKFEKIIIAFSFFTTQLWDINDVIKTLQKTFASKRKKLILIAGGPHPTGDIKGVLNWGFDFVFTGEAEKSFSEFIRTLKFRENFSQVKGLAYLNENKEFIYTGKSEKINLNSYPPFSLKLNRLNPIEITRGCPFGCYFCQTPRIFGKKVRHRSIENILKYVELLLERGIKDFRFITPNAFSYGSIDGKTLNLEALETLLKELHQLVNPMGGRIFFGSFPSEVRPEHVTEETVNLVKKYANNDNLVIGAQSGSDRILKLCKRGHTVEDIYRAVKLTIKAGLKAKVDFIFGLPEEKKEDIKETIKVMEDLAKMGAIIHAHTFMPLPQTPFVKKKPGKIDLDLLKTINKLLGKGLLFGDWKIQEELAEKIYRYFQTGKIEECIKNSI
- a CDS encoding aspartate aminotransferase family protein, coding for MGYIVEMGEIYLAGNYKREKLAFVKGSGTRLFTEDGEEYLDFTSGIAVCNLGHANQELIKELNTQAELLWHTSNLYYVSPQAKLAKKLVELSFAEKVFFANSGAEAIEAGLKLARRWAYENFGKEKNQFIALENSFHGRTYGALSVTGQPKYWEGFEPLLPGIIFIPPNDKKALSASFNEKVCAIILEPIQGEGGVYPLDKEFVELAKELCQKYNALLIFDEVQTGIGRTGKLFAYEHFGVEPDIMCLAKALANGLPLSAMLAKEKVMSAFKPGTHASTFGGNPLACAVALKVLEIVSNPSFLKEVDLKGRILKEKLEKIRKERPDLIKEVRGLGLLIGIEFNISAEKIYQKLLEKKILVTQPKPNVIRLSPPLIITYREIDFFMETFKEIITVL
- a CDS encoding Rossmann-like domain-containing protein, coding for MAYTDIYKNLVEAGLSLARAKRLKRVCVGIHYTMVEIERGGVGLAYTFLQEVKKCCELRNEITFWKSSADMVVKGYLSGNPIEEVIGLATINAVFNHKKDFLKDAIPGDVFSEIKLNSKDEILMIGYFEPLFKKLEGKVEKIWVIDKPLEETSLKISDISDKIKLAIITSSTLVNKTLHSVLENLESVPEILLIGPTTPLNPEVFRFTPITWLCGSIVRDPELLFRMVCEGKGATSFFKSGVLEKINIRVKK
- a CDS encoding exonuclease SbcCD subunit D produces the protein MKILHSSDWHLGKSLFGKKLIDEQALFFEKTFFPLVKDVKPDILIITGDIIDKPNPDLETLKLLSEILFWLFKEKIPSLFILGNHDSKRITLFKEFLKQNYLYMIDNLYHFKAPFIWEDEKGEKIYFYILPYLPLYEFKENIEIFWGKENKIVVDFFVKKSQLLLKDLVELLLNLTKDNFYRPAIALGHFAIEKGIFTGEEISLKFMGLEEVFPLELFKNFDFLLLGHLHRLQKVSSKVFYSGSILPYSFEESVHKKGVWFFEIKNSVLVKEEPIYLSPSFEMKIVKGYFKDLINSPKDEAYIKIILKDEEPVLHPFERLKTVFPNLLLLEYEDKKTEISSFSKDFIMEEFLESKKMELNEEELFKKFYKYIEEKEIEDKLFEAFKKYLKEFKENQKEVKSWP
- a CDS encoding RlmE family RNA methyltransferase: MEKNPWFDKWAKKAKEKGYPARSVFKLMEIQEKYKIIQKGDIVLDLGASPGSWSKYALSIVGEKGKVIGIDILPIKISHPNFYFLQKDVFELEENDFKNLGIEKVDVLLSDMAPKTTGDKFGDHVRSVRLAEKALEIAKNYLKEGGSFVVKVFEGEKIPILKRQIEKYFKSVKFFKPKSSRKESKEIFIIAQGFKKYLLKRG
- the murI gene encoding glutamate racemase; its protein translation is MIGIFDSGLGGLTVVKEILNKLPQYKIIYFGDTARTPYGTKSAETVKRYAIENTKFLLERGAKIIVVACHTVSSTAIPVLKEKFPNIPFFEVVTPSFKKALKLTKNKKIGLIGTRTTVESGIYDQLFSQADSEIKLYSNPAPLLVPLIEEGWLKKPETRKIVKKYLIPLKMKGIDTLILGCTHYPLIKKVIQEKAGKRIKLVDPSEEIALEVKNFIENTPELAKELQENGEPEIYVSDITPNFEKIAKLFLGRPIKLKKVNLE
- a CDS encoding P-loop NTPase gives rise to the protein MEEKTCPSAELFFKREFKKHTGIKDIRFVLAIGSGKGGVGKTTVSAILSLALKKAGYLVGVFDLDFYGPNLHLVLGVNKKPMVEFGKIKPVSSDNIKILSLALMIAEKEPIFMRGLMASKLLQELLQKVEWGPLDFLILDLPPGTGDIFLTMLDFFNPEGFILITTPHKLALSDAKRTLSILKEKMVPILGVVKNMADFFEDETSFQDFLNEQKLNVLFEIPVLKELSKTENLTEVFESSEKQKFLETIAEKVLDKVFRIK